Proteins encoded within one genomic window of Micromonospora halotolerans:
- a CDS encoding UTP--glucose-1-phosphate uridylyltransferase, whose translation MSEHSANPSATAATGRSRAVKAVIPAAGLATRFLPATKAVPKELLPVVDRPVLQYIVEEATQAGLNDVLLITGRGKTAMVDHFDRRPDLEERLEKKPELLAAVKRTEDLAEIYTCRQPEQLGLGHAVGYAESHVGDAPFAVLLGDEFVKPSEPLLPAMLELQARTGGIVLAFFEVDPAETSRYGIASVEPAGPEFGDLAEVVRVTGMVEKPKPEDAPSNLAVLGRYVLPGRIFDAIRRTEPGSGGEIQLTDAMEILRNEGVPVHAIVYRGTRYDTGQPLGYLQTVVQIAVEREDLGAEFRKWLTEFVNAGDETVTAAILNGMRDTSGGAGT comes from the coding sequence ATGTCGGAGCACTCAGCGAACCCCTCAGCGACCGCCGCGACCGGTCGCTCCCGCGCCGTCAAGGCCGTCATCCCGGCCGCCGGCCTGGCCACCCGGTTCCTGCCGGCCACGAAGGCGGTCCCCAAGGAGTTGCTGCCGGTCGTCGACCGGCCGGTGCTCCAGTACATCGTCGAGGAGGCCACCCAGGCCGGGCTCAACGACGTGCTGCTGATCACCGGGCGCGGCAAGACGGCCATGGTGGACCACTTCGACCGCCGGCCCGACCTGGAGGAGCGGCTGGAGAAGAAGCCCGAGCTGCTGGCCGCCGTCAAGCGCACCGAGGACCTGGCCGAGATCTACACCTGCCGTCAGCCCGAGCAGCTCGGCCTCGGCCACGCCGTGGGCTACGCCGAATCCCACGTCGGCGACGCGCCCTTCGCGGTGCTGCTCGGCGACGAGTTCGTCAAGCCGTCCGAGCCGCTGCTGCCGGCCATGCTGGAGCTGCAGGCCCGCACCGGCGGCATCGTGCTCGCCTTCTTCGAGGTCGACCCGGCCGAGACCTCCCGCTACGGGATCGCCTCCGTCGAGCCGGCCGGGCCCGAGTTCGGCGACCTCGCCGAGGTCGTGCGGGTCACCGGCATGGTGGAGAAGCCGAAGCCGGAGGACGCGCCGAGCAACCTCGCCGTCCTCGGCCGCTACGTGCTCCCCGGCCGGATCTTCGACGCGATCCGGCGCACCGAGCCGGGCAGCGGTGGCGAGATCCAGCTGACCGACGCCATGGAGATCCTGCGCAACGAGGGCGTGCCGGTGCACGCCATCGTCTACCGGGGCACCCGCTACGACACCGGCCAGCCGCTCGGCTACCTCCAGACCGTGGTGCAGATCGCCGTCGAGCGCGAGGACCTGGGCGCCGAGTTCCGCAAGTGGCTGACCGAGTTCGTCAACGCCGGCGACGAGACGGTCACCGCGGCGATTCTGAACGGGATGCGCGACACGTCCGGCGGTGCCGGTACATGA
- a CDS encoding acyltransferase family protein — MTTTVMPESPGVAVAPTRRDPYIDNVKGLLIVLVVLGHMVGQTVGSAPAGRTIYTFIYLCHMPAFVMLSGMLSATELTGRRAASLIRDLLAPYVVFQLLYMSFYTAMDKPMPWTANMFLSPIYHLWFLPALFIWRMLAPLFVQLRGAVVIAIIVSLSAGTASLLGHALSLDRVAGMLPFFVLGVWLGRGRLAYRPSPPVRLTAIAVLIAAAPIAYLVASRLSDLWVYWNRIYQRLGVEVTEGVLIRLGLMAVGLAMTWAIMTLAPRRHTFITGWGANSMYPYLLHGFVVLAFKWSPLDKQVDNIPALLVLTAAVVTLVWITASRPVVWALRPLVSPPVGWLLKDVAPAKKRQSTAVTSQS; from the coding sequence ATGACAACCACGGTGATGCCTGAGAGCCCTGGCGTCGCTGTCGCGCCCACCAGGCGCGACCCGTACATCGACAACGTCAAAGGGCTGTTGATCGTCTTGGTCGTGCTCGGCCACATGGTGGGTCAGACGGTCGGCTCCGCGCCAGCCGGCAGGACGATCTACACGTTCATCTACCTGTGCCACATGCCGGCCTTCGTCATGCTTTCGGGGATGCTCTCGGCAACCGAGCTCACCGGCCGTCGTGCGGCGTCGCTGATCCGGGATCTGCTCGCGCCGTACGTGGTGTTCCAGCTGCTTTACATGAGCTTCTACACGGCGATGGACAAGCCGATGCCCTGGACGGCCAACATGTTCCTCTCCCCGATTTATCACCTGTGGTTCCTGCCCGCTCTGTTCATCTGGCGGATGCTCGCTCCGCTCTTCGTCCAACTTCGCGGAGCGGTCGTCATCGCGATCATCGTGTCCCTCTCCGCCGGAACCGCCAGTTTGCTCGGCCACGCCCTGTCGTTGGACCGGGTGGCAGGAATGCTGCCCTTCTTCGTCCTCGGCGTCTGGCTCGGTCGCGGCAGGCTCGCGTACCGCCCATCTCCGCCCGTGCGGCTGACCGCGATCGCCGTCCTCATCGCTGCCGCGCCGATCGCCTACCTGGTCGCCTCGCGCCTGTCGGACCTTTGGGTGTACTGGAACCGCATTTACCAGCGGCTCGGGGTGGAGGTGACCGAGGGCGTCCTGATCCGGCTTGGACTGATGGCCGTCGGGTTGGCGATGACATGGGCGATCATGACGCTCGCTCCCCGTCGCCACACGTTCATCACGGGCTGGGGAGCCAACTCCATGTACCCGTATCTGCTGCACGGGTTCGTCGTCCTGGCCTTCAAGTGGTCACCCCTCGACAAGCAGGTCGACAACATCCCAGCCTTGCTGGTGCTCACCGCCGCGGTCGTTACGCTGGTCTGGATCACCGCCAGCCGGCCCGTGGTGTGGGCGTTGCGTCCGCTGGTCAGCCCTCCGGTCGGCTGGCTGCTCAAGGACGTCGCCCCAGCGAAGAAACGTCAGTCCACGGCGGTGACCAGCCAGAGCTGA
- a CDS encoding G5 domain-containing protein translates to MTYPPPQDPWHGQAPPPPPPPQQPTAQFGTVPYPTGQYPATLPQQSWWRRLSRGAQIAIVTAGVLMLCCCGGVAIGAVTDPPANTGKKDAAPATSAPNGDEAAAPAPAVADVASPTAAASPSEVAPSESPSPQVETRTVTATEKIAYSTRTVKDSSLPEGTKKIRTRGVAGVRTLTYQVTVTDGVQTGKKLVRSVVTKAPVTQVVAVGTKQTRQCDPNYSGACVPIASDVDCAGGSGNGPAYVRGPVRVVGSDIYDLDRDGDGIACD, encoded by the coding sequence GTGACGTACCCACCCCCGCAGGACCCGTGGCACGGGCAGGCGCCGCCGCCCCCGCCGCCACCCCAGCAGCCGACCGCCCAGTTCGGCACGGTCCCCTATCCGACGGGGCAGTACCCGGCCACGTTGCCGCAGCAGTCCTGGTGGCGCCGGCTCTCCCGCGGGGCGCAGATCGCCATCGTGACGGCGGGCGTCCTGATGCTCTGCTGCTGCGGCGGCGTCGCCATCGGCGCGGTGACCGACCCGCCGGCGAACACCGGCAAGAAGGACGCCGCCCCGGCCACCTCTGCGCCGAACGGCGACGAGGCCGCCGCTCCCGCTCCGGCCGTGGCCGATGTCGCCAGTCCGACGGCAGCGGCGAGCCCCAGCGAGGTGGCGCCGAGCGAGTCGCCGTCCCCCCAGGTGGAGACCAGGACCGTCACGGCCACCGAGAAGATCGCCTACTCGACCAGGACGGTCAAGGACTCCTCCCTGCCGGAAGGCACGAAGAAGATCCGCACCCGGGGGGTCGCCGGCGTCCGGACGCTCACCTACCAGGTGACCGTCACCGACGGCGTGCAGACCGGGAAGAAGCTGGTGCGGTCGGTGGTCACGAAGGCGCCGGTCACGCAGGTGGTCGCCGTCGGGACCAAGCAGACGCGACAGTGCGACCCGAACTACAGCGGCGCCTGCGTGCCGATCGCCAGCGACGTCGACTGCGCGGGCGGCAGCGGCAACGGTCCCGCGTACGTCCGCGGTCCGGTGCGGGTGGTGGGAAGCGACATCTACGACCTGGATCGCGACGGCGACGGGATCGCCTGCGACTGA
- a CDS encoding GNAT family N-acetyltransferase encodes MLVDGPVVLRPYRRSDATGWSEIRRANRAWLSPWESHLPGSWDEMNSPAAFRYVHADQRRSARTGDGMPFAVCLRENGEERLVGHLNVGSIVRRAFCSGYVGYWVDSRVAGRGVMPTAVALAVDHAFGPGGLHRIEVNIRPENQPSRRVVEKLGFREEAYHVRYMHIDGAWRDHIGYAMTSEEVVAEGGLLARWHRVRDNRG; translated from the coding sequence GTGCTGGTAGACGGTCCGGTGGTGCTGCGGCCGTACCGGCGTTCCGACGCGACCGGCTGGTCGGAGATCCGGCGGGCCAACCGGGCCTGGCTGTCCCCCTGGGAGTCCCACCTGCCCGGCAGCTGGGACGAGATGAACTCGCCGGCCGCGTTCCGCTACGTCCACGCCGACCAGCGCCGGTCGGCGCGGACCGGCGACGGCATGCCGTTCGCGGTCTGCCTTCGCGAGAACGGCGAGGAACGACTCGTCGGCCATCTCAACGTGGGCAGCATCGTGCGGCGCGCCTTCTGCTCCGGCTACGTGGGCTACTGGGTGGACTCCCGGGTCGCCGGCCGCGGCGTCATGCCCACCGCGGTGGCCCTCGCCGTGGACCACGCGTTCGGCCCCGGCGGGCTGCACCGCATCGAGGTGAACATCCGGCCGGAGAACCAGCCGTCCCGCCGGGTGGTGGAGAAGCTCGGCTTCCGCGAGGAGGCCTACCACGTGCGCTACATGCACATCGACGGTGCGTGGCGGGACCACATCGGATACGCGATGACCAGTGAGGAAGTGGTCGCCGAGGGCGGGCTGCTGGCCCGCTGGCACCGCGTACGTGACAACCGCGGTTGA
- a CDS encoding VOC family protein gives MINGAHLIIYSRDPEADRAFFRDTLNYGHVDAGHGWLIFTLPPAELALHPTEGAPAHELYLMCDDLAATMADLGAKGVEFTTPVTEERWGLRTALRLPGGGELGLYEPRHPVAIRRAE, from the coding sequence ATGATCAATGGTGCTCATCTGATCATCTACAGCCGCGACCCCGAGGCGGACCGCGCCTTCTTCCGGGACACGCTCAACTACGGCCACGTGGACGCCGGCCATGGCTGGCTCATCTTCACGCTCCCGCCGGCCGAGCTCGCCCTGCACCCGACCGAGGGCGCGCCGGCCCACGAGCTCTACCTCATGTGCGACGACCTCGCGGCGACCATGGCCGACCTGGGCGCGAAGGGCGTCGAGTTCACGACCCCGGTCACCGAGGAGCGGTGGGGGCTGCGCACCGCGCTGCGGCTGCCCGGCGGGGGCGAACTCGGTCTCTACGAACCGCGCCACCCGGTCGCCATTCGACGCGCCGAATAA
- a CDS encoding low temperature requirement protein A: MLQGREGELLLDLVFVFVLTRFSQRLIEDFTTDRQVVLPEVGQTVLLLLALWMVWVHAAWVTSRVEPRQPVTQLLIVWTMFGSMIIAVTLPHAFGARGLLFAITYVAIQVGKPLILLFARRDVARHSPARHLWWATFSAVPWIAGAALFPQSPARGALWTLAVALDYAGLVLGWPVPRLGRTGAEDWRYAGEHLAERYQQLIVITIGETILLTGATFADAFTPDRVAPAVLSFATAVLMWRIYFHRAGALFAAAIEVAARPDKLGKSGYYTQLVIVTGILAAGVGNALVIREPRGRQDPLWLAVILGGPGLFLAGRSRMEYEVFSRLSPSRVIGLVALAAATPALLHRSPVLAAAAATVVLAGVAVWDAMRERRNPAEAPSPPA; encoded by the coding sequence ATGCTGCAGGGCCGGGAGGGGGAGCTGCTCCTCGACCTGGTCTTCGTCTTCGTGCTGACCCGCTTCTCGCAGCGCCTGATCGAGGACTTCACCACCGACCGTCAGGTCGTCCTGCCCGAGGTGGGTCAGACGGTGCTCCTGCTGCTGGCCCTGTGGATGGTCTGGGTCCACGCGGCGTGGGTGACCAGCAGGGTGGAACCCCGGCAACCGGTGACCCAGCTGCTGATCGTCTGGACCATGTTCGGCAGCATGATCATCGCGGTCACCCTGCCGCACGCGTTCGGCGCGCGGGGGCTGCTCTTCGCGATCACGTACGTCGCCATCCAGGTCGGAAAGCCCCTCATCCTCCTGTTCGCGCGCCGGGACGTCGCGCGGCACAGTCCCGCGCGACACCTGTGGTGGGCCACGTTCTCCGCTGTGCCGTGGATCGCCGGAGCGGCCCTGTTCCCCCAGAGTCCCGCGCGCGGAGCGCTCTGGACGCTGGCGGTCGCCCTGGACTACGCGGGGCTCGTGCTCGGCTGGCCCGTTCCGAGGCTCGGCCGGACCGGGGCGGAGGACTGGCGATACGCGGGCGAGCACCTCGCGGAGCGCTACCAGCAGCTCATCGTCATCACGATCGGCGAGACGATCCTGCTCACCGGCGCGACGTTCGCCGACGCGTTCACGCCGGACCGGGTGGCGCCGGCCGTGTTGTCCTTCGCCACCGCGGTGCTGATGTGGCGGATCTACTTCCACCGGGCGGGCGCGCTGTTCGCCGCCGCCATCGAGGTCGCCGCTCGCCCGGACAAGCTCGGCAAGTCCGGGTACTACACCCAGCTCGTCATCGTGACGGGCATCCTGGCCGCCGGAGTCGGCAACGCGCTGGTCATCCGGGAGCCGCGCGGGCGCCAGGATCCGCTCTGGCTCGCGGTCATCCTCGGCGGGCCGGGGCTCTTCCTCGCCGGGCGGTCCCGCATGGAGTACGAGGTGTTCTCCCGGCTGTCCCCGTCCCGGGTGATCGGACTGGTTGCGCTCGCCGCCGCGACACCGGCGCTGCTGCACCGCTCGCCGGTGCTCGCCGCCGCTGCCGCCACGGTCGTCCTCGCCGGGGTGGCGGTGTGGGACGCGATGCGCGAGCGCCGGAACCCCGCGGAGGCGCCGTCACCGCCGGCCTAG
- a CDS encoding DUF1579 family protein, with translation MILADFAGPWAGTNGFRLMPSDPLVESPATLTVTTAAGGHLTSVAYSWTHPDDGPQDGLVVIGAGDREGSLVAVWGDSWHQQPAPMSLTGSPGPDATFELTAEYGGGWAWRIVFDATDAENLRMRMDNVIPADRATAEKSAGPYPVMVTDVRRV, from the coding sequence ATGATCCTCGCCGACTTCGCCGGACCCTGGGCCGGCACCAACGGGTTCCGGTTGATGCCCTCCGACCCGCTCGTCGAGTCGCCGGCCACGCTCACCGTGACGACCGCCGCCGGGGGTCATCTCACCTCGGTCGCCTACTCCTGGACCCATCCCGACGACGGGCCGCAGGACGGCCTGGTGGTCATCGGGGCCGGCGACCGGGAGGGCTCGCTGGTCGCCGTCTGGGGCGACTCGTGGCACCAGCAGCCGGCGCCCATGTCATTGACCGGGAGCCCGGGGCCGGATGCGACGTTCGAGCTGACGGCCGAGTACGGCGGCGGTTGGGCGTGGCGGATCGTCTTCGACGCCACCGACGCGGAGAACCTGCGGATGCGGATGGACAACGTCATCCCGGCCGACCGGGCCACGGCCGAGAAGTCCGCCGGGCCCTATCCGGTCATGGTCACCGACGTGCGCCGGGTGTGA
- the sepX gene encoding divisome protein SepX/GlpR, protein MRVPTSVLLAVLAAAGLLALAPALVRRYDATERLVAERAQSTARVLQRRRRRRTVPGRRPVHPPRSLVVTLSEDSDTGGLARPVSAPPARRRSGRLRSVPPAPAKSRRRHPPKRRHTPAVYRRRRVLAALLLLNFVELIGVVLVSPGFWISVSVTGALLVAYVVHLRQRALAERRRRRAEAREAAWLAARQAEVRREQARRAAARREAQRRLAAQREAVRRTAMGLDRPADLPPAASGGSVSYRRAGGLRGRPYQSGRGA, encoded by the coding sequence GTGAGGGTGCCGACCTCGGTGCTCCTCGCCGTCCTCGCCGCCGCCGGTCTGCTCGCCCTCGCGCCGGCGCTGGTCCGCCGGTACGACGCCACCGAGCGGCTGGTGGCGGAGCGGGCGCAGTCGACGGCCCGGGTGCTCCAGCGCCGCCGTCGACGTCGCACCGTGCCCGGACGGCGGCCGGTGCACCCGCCCCGCTCCCTCGTCGTCACCCTGAGTGAAGATTCCGACACGGGCGGTCTCGCCCGTCCGGTGTCGGCGCCACCCGCACGCCGCCGGTCGGGCCGGCTCCGCTCGGTGCCGCCCGCCCCTGCCAAGTCCCGCCGACGGCACCCTCCGAAGCGCCGGCACACCCCGGCCGTCTACCGCCGACGCCGGGTGCTCGCCGCGCTGCTGCTGCTCAACTTCGTCGAACTGATCGGCGTGGTGCTGGTGAGCCCCGGATTCTGGATCAGCGTCTCGGTCACCGGCGCCCTGCTCGTGGCGTACGTCGTGCACCTGCGGCAGCGGGCCCTCGCCGAGCGCCGGCGGCGGCGCGCGGAGGCCCGGGAGGCGGCGTGGCTGGCCGCCCGCCAGGCCGAGGTACGCCGCGAGCAGGCGCGGCGCGCCGCGGCCCGGCGGGAGGCGCAGCGCCGGCTGGCCGCCCAGCGGGAGGCCGTCCGGCGCACCGCCATGGGGCTGGACCGGCCCGCGGACCTGCCGCCCGCGGCGAGCGGCGGCTCGGTCTCCTACCGCCGGGCGGGTGGCCTGCGGGGGCGGCCGTACCAGAGCGGGCGGGGCGCTTAG
- a CDS encoding dihydrofolate reductase family protein, whose amino-acid sequence MAKIVSNFFISLDGVVERPDQWHFPYFDDEMGAVVGRGVEGTTAFLMGRTQYQEWSEFWPNQSGDDLEFASFINSVPKYVLSNTLTETPWQNSHLISGDSDRVAARLREIKEQADGDISMSGGATTVRWLLANGLLDELRLLVHPIAVGHGQRLFEGTPTYPLRLLDSSTLKSGVLNLTYAPA is encoded by the coding sequence ATGGCCAAGATCGTGTCGAACTTCTTCATCTCGCTGGACGGGGTCGTGGAGCGGCCCGACCAGTGGCACTTCCCCTACTTCGACGACGAGATGGGCGCCGTCGTGGGCCGCGGGGTGGAGGGGACCACGGCGTTCCTCATGGGGCGCACGCAGTACCAGGAGTGGTCCGAGTTCTGGCCCAACCAGTCCGGGGACGACCTCGAGTTCGCGTCGTTCATCAACTCGGTGCCGAAGTATGTGCTGTCCAACACGCTCACCGAGACGCCCTGGCAGAACTCGCACCTGATCTCCGGCGACTCGGACCGGGTCGCGGCGCGGCTGCGGGAGATCAAGGAGCAGGCCGACGGGGACATCTCCATGTCGGGCGGCGCCACCACGGTCCGGTGGCTGCTCGCCAACGGCCTGCTGGACGAACTGCGCCTGCTGGTCCACCCGATCGCCGTCGGGCACGGCCAGCGCCTCTTCGAGGGCACGCCGACGTACCCGCTGCGGCTGCTGGACAGCTCGACCCTCAAGAGCGGCGTGCTGAACCTGACGTACGCGCCCGCCTGA
- a CDS encoding molybdopterin molybdotransferase MoeA: MTATADAEAAANELTPLADYLGSVLRRLRALPPLDLDLTQAYGNVLAEDVVAPHSFPAFDQAAVDGYAARWEDISGGSRGPGYVPAPSGIPGGRSIRLNVVGDLGAASWRPVRLTPGSCFSVAAGAPLPVGADVVVPVEWTDQGMAAVEIFRAPKRGYGVRRAGEELPAGTLLAPAGTYVSPALVAVCAATGIGHVVVRPSPRVVIVATGDELVDVGRGSQPGQVVDTNSHALTAAAAEAGALAYRVGICDDDPEALRGLLEDQTLRADLIITTGGTGTGPGDMVRRILSRREGGRAGPVTFTEVALYPGTALGFGTVGAEEVPVVCLPGEPGAALIGFEVLARPAIQLLAGAEPVFRPSVRAHLLETVSSPVGLREFRPAHVAERRGGGYTVQPLAGGPFTLSGLAEANGLLVLGERVTTAAAGSTVDVLLLDRRR; encoded by the coding sequence ATGACCGCGACGGCCGACGCCGAGGCGGCCGCGAACGAGTTGACGCCGCTCGCCGACTACCTGGGCAGCGTGCTGCGCAGGTTACGCGCGCTGCCTCCGCTCGACCTCGACCTCACCCAGGCGTACGGCAACGTCCTCGCCGAGGACGTGGTCGCGCCGCACTCGTTTCCCGCCTTCGACCAGGCGGCGGTGGACGGGTACGCCGCGCGCTGGGAGGACATCTCCGGAGGGAGCCGGGGGCCGGGCTACGTCCCGGCCCCCTCCGGTATCCCCGGTGGCCGCAGCATCCGGCTGAACGTGGTCGGCGACCTGGGCGCGGCGAGCTGGCGGCCGGTCCGGCTCACCCCCGGCTCCTGCTTCTCCGTGGCGGCGGGCGCGCCGCTGCCCGTCGGCGCCGACGTGGTGGTCCCCGTGGAGTGGACCGACCAGGGCATGGCCGCCGTGGAGATCTTCCGCGCCCCCAAGCGGGGCTACGGCGTCCGGCGCGCCGGTGAGGAACTGCCTGCCGGCACCCTGCTCGCCCCCGCCGGCACGTACGTCTCGCCCGCCCTGGTCGCGGTCTGCGCCGCCACCGGCATCGGTCACGTCGTGGTCCGGCCCAGCCCGCGGGTGGTCATCGTGGCCACCGGCGACGAGCTGGTCGACGTGGGCCGGGGCAGCCAGCCCGGGCAGGTGGTGGACACGAACTCGCACGCCCTGACCGCCGCCGCGGCCGAGGCGGGCGCGCTGGCGTACCGGGTCGGGATCTGCGACGACGACCCGGAGGCGCTGCGCGGCCTGCTGGAGGACCAGACCCTGCGGGCCGACCTGATCATCACCACCGGTGGCACCGGCACCGGCCCGGGCGACATGGTCCGCCGGATCCTGTCCCGCCGGGAGGGCGGCCGGGCCGGGCCGGTCACCTTCACCGAGGTCGCCCTCTATCCCGGAACGGCCCTCGGATTCGGTACGGTCGGCGCCGAGGAGGTGCCGGTGGTGTGTCTTCCCGGTGAACCCGGCGCGGCGCTGATCGGCTTCGAGGTGCTGGCCCGCCCGGCCATCCAGTTGCTGGCCGGCGCCGAGCCCGTGTTCCGGCCCAGCGTCCGGGCGCACCTGCTGGAGACGGTCTCGTCCCCGGTGGGGCTGCGCGAGTTCCGCCCGGCGCACGTGGCCGAGCGGCGCGGCGGCGGCTACACCGTGCAGCCGCTCGCCGGTGGGCCGTTCACCCTCTCCGGCCTGGCCGAGGCGAACGGCCTGCTCGTCCTCGGCGAGCGGGTCACCACCGCGGCGGCCGGGTCGACTGTGGACGTCCTCCTGCTGGACCGGCGCCGGTGA